From Anopheles coluzzii chromosome 3, AcolN3, whole genome shotgun sequence, the proteins below share one genomic window:
- the LOC120960141 gene encoding carbohydrate sulfotransferase 11-like, with protein sequence MFSKSTFLKGAAGAAATVLCPGGATSSSGTATVCGTSSSSSSSSIADKHRFRKMGTLLPSPVKLFSKRRCYLCLKIAILVVVFGLYFMLLLRESMSALTGSSSSSSGSTSPFASMASFAALTSRGAKKAGGAGSSGKLDAWQDKRHHHGGGRAKQQGGSGLKGPPPGGGSKQRHQFPPLQQHSPAADGNGGAGSNHSTLNPVYEYSDEMNAAAETDFNERRMVLWNVCAEHRIVGKYPPNAWEFFISPGHGIAWCNIFKAASSTWMYYFNILGGYSVQYLQRTKASPIDLARKRFPRPTANELNDYISNTISFLIVREPFERLLSAYRNKLEGCRNKYYKLLGEQIVKKFRKAHPPKGVKPPHGPTFREFLEFLVSHYRSGGRFDEHWSPVYSFCTPCSINFTLIAKMETFQRDSEYIIRQAGLETLLLNKMPRYKARWITNRSTSDTRNLIPRYFAQIDEKLLTDVLEIYQLDFELFGYNSTKYYGYVQSPDYG encoded by the exons ATGTTTAGCAAATCCACCTTTCTGAAGGGAGCGGCTGGTGCGGCTGCGACCGTCCTGTGCCCCGGTGGGGCCACTAGCAGCAGTGGAACAGCAACGGTCTGtggaaccagcagcagcagcagcagcagcagcatcgctgACAAGCATCGATTCCGCAAGATGGGCACGCTGCTACCGAGCCCGGTGAAGCTGTTCAGCAAACGGCGCTGCTACCTGTGCCTCAAGATAGCGATACTGGTCGTCGTGTTCGGGCTGTactttatgctgctgctgcgcgaaTCGATGAGCGCCCTGACCGggtcgtcctcctcgtcgtccggCTCTACCTCGCCGTTCGCGTCGATGGCTTCGTTTGCCGCGCTGACGTCGCGCGGTGCAAAAAAGGCAGGCGGCGCCGGCAGCAGTGGCAAGCTGGATGCG tgGCAGGACAAGCGGCACCATCACGGCGGCGGCCGTGCCAAGCAGCAGGGTGGTTCCGGCCTGAAGGGACCACCGCCCGGGGGTGGCAGTAAACAGCGGCATCAATTTCCACCGCTGCAGCAGCATTCGCCGGCCGCCGATGGGAATGGCGGTGCGGGGTCGAACCACTCCACCCTGAATCCGGTGTACGAGTACTCGGACGAGATGAATGCCGCCGCCGAGACGGACTTTAACGAGCGGCGCATGGTGCTGTGGAACGTCTGTGCGGAGCACCGGATCGTAGGGAAGTATCCGCCGAATGCGTGGGAATTTTTCATCTCGCCCGGGCACGGCATTGCCTGGTGCAACATCTTCAAGGCGGCAAGCAGCACCTGGATGTACTATTTCAACATACTCG GAGGATACAGTGTGCAGTACCTGCAGCGGACGAAAGCGTCACCGATCGATCTCGCCCGGAAACGGTTTCCCCGACCCACCGCGAACGAGCTGAACGACTACATCTCCAACACGATCTCGTTCCTGATCGTGCGCGAACCGTTCGAACGGTTGCTGTCCGCCTACCGCAACAAGCTGGAGGGTTGCCGCAACAAGTACTACAAGCTGCTCGGCGAACAGATTGTGAAAAAGTTCCGCAAAGCTCACCCACCGAAGGGTGTG AAACCACCCCACGGGCCGACGTTTCGCGAGTTTCTCGAGTTTCTCGTCAGCCACTACCGGTCGGGCGGCCGGTTCGACGAGCACTGGAGCCCGGTGTACTCGTTCTGTACGCCCTGCAGCATCAACTTTACGCTGATCGCCAAAATGGAAACGTTCCAGCGGGACAGCGAGTACATCATACGGCAGGCCGGGCTGGagacgctgctgctgaacaAGATGCCGCGATACAAGGCGCGCTGGATCACGAACCGGTCGACGAGCGACACCCGGAACCTTATACCGAG ATACTTTGCACAAATCGACGAGAAGCTGCTCACGGACGTGCTGGAGATCTATCAGCTAGACTTTGAGCTGTTCGGGTACAACAGCACCAAGTACTACGGCTACGTCCAGTCGCCCGATTACGGATAG